The Myxococcaceae bacterium JPH2 genome has a window encoding:
- a CDS encoding peptide chain release factor-like protein, which produces MNIDPTRRQAARAALALDDEALLKACEVDYFIASGPGGQHRNTTASGVRLTHAPTELSVTATERRSQSQNKDTAVRRLREGLQALTFVPKVRKATRPTAGSKRRRLDAKRRTSEKKSARGGKDGW; this is translated from the coding sequence ATGAACATCGACCCAACCAGACGGCAGGCCGCGCGCGCGGCGCTCGCGCTCGACGACGAGGCGCTGCTGAAGGCCTGCGAGGTGGACTACTTCATCGCCTCGGGCCCGGGCGGGCAGCACCGCAACACCACGGCCAGCGGCGTGCGGCTCACGCACGCGCCCACGGAACTCTCCGTCACCGCCACCGAGCGGCGTAGCCAATCGCAGAACAAGGACACCGCCGTGCGACGCCTGCGCGAGGGCCTCCAGGCGCTCACCTTCGTGCCCAAGGTCCGCAAGGCCACCCGACCCACCGCGGGCTCCAAACGACGCCGGCTGGATGCCAAGCGTCGCACCTCGGAGAAGAAATCCGCACGAGGTGGAAAGGACGGATGGTGA
- a CDS encoding type II secretion system protein — protein MKPASSFLRRSTARRGVTLIEGLAASAILALGISGVFGGLVLASQQNTSAGRLSQASAVAQQVRAGLQTQGRARLLASTGPLHSSRCSAVAAVRELADGLDTLAGACVIDLDAFEDAAPVVSDLVPSYAPEERELYRRVLVWTPATEIDTVAVVVSFRGGGSRRFVKQFVALYNPAVNGAGVEL, from the coding sequence ATGAAACCCGCGTCCTCCTTCCTCCGACGCTCGACGGCCCGCCGCGGCGTCACCCTCATCGAGGGACTGGCGGCCTCCGCCATCCTCGCGCTGGGAATCTCCGGCGTGTTCGGCGGGCTCGTGCTCGCCAGCCAGCAGAACACGAGCGCGGGGCGTCTCTCGCAAGCCAGCGCCGTGGCCCAGCAGGTCCGCGCCGGGCTGCAGACCCAGGGCCGGGCCCGACTGCTCGCCAGCACCGGGCCGCTGCATTCGTCGCGATGCAGCGCGGTCGCCGCCGTGCGTGAACTCGCGGATGGCCTCGACACACTCGCGGGCGCCTGTGTCATCGACCTGGACGCCTTCGAGGACGCCGCGCCCGTGGTGAGTGACCTCGTCCCCAGCTACGCCCCGGAGGAGCGTGAACTCTACCGGCGGGTGCTCGTGTGGACCCCGGCGACGGAGATCGACACGGTGGCCGTGGTGGTGTCGTTCCGTGGCGGTGGCTCGCGGCGCTTCGTGAAGCAGTTCGTGGCCCTCTACAACCCAGCGGTGAACGGCGCGGGGGTGGAGCTGTGA
- a CDS encoding VWA domain-containing protein — MNLKSFSRAAWTAALATALSAVPLLAQAAPPPPESRAPIADPKPKPEVSQMDSRQAQAPRPEIEVAFVLDTTGSMGGLLEGAKQKIFSIASRISEGKPTPRLKVALVAYRDVGDAYVTKRFDLTDDLDSVFAQLRKLDADGGGDTPEHVGRGLGEAVSLLKWSQQREVMKVIFLVGDAPPADRHDAWNFKKWAGAARERHIVVNTVRCGEDPSTEESWRYVAKLTDGTFDTIAQSGGMVAVATPYDAELSKVSAELATKTLYAGKHEAQVANRARADAMKELAPEAAAERISFMKKSRGASSGAAPAAVSSAPVAVGGAVDLVEKPTELATLRDDEVPMELQGMTKEAQAAKVKQLGAERKTLEEKAAKLSADRDAWLTRNASTKKDAFDTNVMDSVKKQASKFGVAY, encoded by the coding sequence ATGAACCTGAAGTCCTTCTCGCGCGCCGCGTGGACGGCCGCGCTCGCCACCGCCCTGTCCGCTGTTCCCCTCCTCGCGCAGGCCGCGCCTCCTCCGCCGGAGTCGCGCGCGCCCATCGCGGACCCGAAGCCGAAGCCCGAGGTGTCGCAGATGGACTCCCGGCAGGCCCAGGCACCTCGGCCTGAAATCGAGGTCGCGTTCGTGCTGGATACGACGGGCTCGATGGGCGGACTGCTGGAGGGCGCCAAGCAGAAGATCTTCTCCATCGCGTCCCGCATCTCCGAGGGAAAGCCCACGCCGCGCCTCAAGGTGGCGCTGGTGGCGTACCGCGACGTGGGCGATGCCTATGTGACGAAGCGGTTCGACCTGACCGATGACCTCGACTCGGTGTTCGCGCAGCTGCGCAAGCTGGATGCGGATGGCGGCGGCGACACTCCCGAGCACGTGGGCCGCGGCCTCGGCGAGGCGGTGTCGCTCCTGAAGTGGAGCCAGCAGCGTGAGGTGATGAAGGTCATCTTCCTGGTGGGAGACGCGCCGCCGGCCGACCGGCACGACGCGTGGAACTTCAAGAAGTGGGCGGGAGCGGCCCGCGAGCGGCACATCGTGGTGAACACCGTCCGCTGCGGTGAGGACCCCTCCACCGAGGAGTCCTGGCGCTACGTGGCCAAGCTGACCGATGGCACGTTCGACACCATCGCGCAGTCCGGAGGCATGGTGGCCGTGGCGACCCCGTATGACGCGGAGTTGTCCAAGGTGAGCGCCGAGCTGGCCACCAAGACGCTGTACGCCGGCAAGCACGAGGCCCAGGTCGCGAACCGCGCTCGCGCGGACGCCATGAAGGAGCTTGCCCCGGAGGCGGCGGCGGAGCGCATCAGCTTCATGAAGAAGTCCCGCGGCGCGAGTTCAGGCGCGGCGCCCGCCGCCGTGAGCAGTGCTCCCGTGGCGGTGGGAGGCGCGGTGGACCTGGTGGAGAAGCCCACGGAGCTGGCGACGCTGCGCGACGACGAGGTGCCCATGGAGCTTCAGGGCATGACGAAGGAGGCCCAGGCCGCGAAGGTGAAGCAGCTCGGCGCCGAGCGGAAGACCCTGGAGGAGAAGGCCGCGAAGCTGTCTGCTGACCGCGACGCGTGGCTCACTCGCAACGCGTCGACCAAGAAGGACGCCTTCGACACCAACGTCATGGACAGCGTGAAGAAGCAGGCCAGCAAGTTCGGCGTGGCCTACTGA
- a CDS encoding pirin family protein — translation MLYLRTAESRGHADHGWLDTHHTFSFADYHDPNFMGFRSLRVINDDWVAPRRGFGTHPHRDMEIITYVLDGKVEHRDSMGTHGVIGPGEVQRMTAGTGVRHSEQNASDEPLRLLQIWILPERPGLEPSYEQKRFAPEERQGRFRLLAAPDGREGSVTVHQDVALYGTLLGKGEEARFTLAPGRHAWLQVARGSGTFNGVRVKEGDGVAVSEEQALTLIAETPMEALLFDLA, via the coding sequence ATGCTCTACCTGCGAACCGCTGAGTCCCGAGGCCACGCTGACCATGGCTGGTTGGACACGCACCACACGTTTTCCTTCGCGGACTACCACGACCCGAACTTCATGGGCTTCCGCTCGCTGCGCGTCATCAACGACGACTGGGTGGCGCCGCGCCGGGGCTTCGGGACGCATCCGCACCGGGACATGGAGATCATCACCTACGTGCTCGACGGCAAGGTGGAGCACCGCGACAGCATGGGCACGCACGGTGTCATCGGTCCGGGCGAGGTGCAGCGCATGACGGCGGGGACGGGCGTGCGGCACAGCGAGCAGAACGCGTCCGACGAGCCCCTGCGCCTGCTGCAGATCTGGATCCTCCCGGAGCGTCCGGGGCTGGAGCCCAGCTATGAGCAGAAGCGCTTCGCGCCCGAGGAGCGACAGGGACGCTTCCGCCTCCTGGCCGCGCCAGACGGGCGCGAGGGCTCGGTGACGGTGCACCAGGACGTGGCGCTCTACGGCACGTTGCTCGGGAAGGGTGAGGAGGCCCGCTTCACGCTCGCGCCGGGCCGTCACGCCTGGCTGCAGGTGGCGCGTGGCTCGGGGACGTTCAACGGCGTCCGCGTGAAGGAAGGGGACGGCGTGGCGGTGTCGGAGGAGCAGGCGCTGACGCTCATCGCCGAGACGCCCATGGAGGCGTTGCTGTTCGACCTCGCGTGA
- a CDS encoding PilW family protein: protein MSRTSRRAGFTLVEILVGITVSSVVLLAVAATVIAVNNVFNGHSVSKQAVENGRVAMDYVERTVRLAGYGLDPSLAFDFSTATIPGATKDNYTEAPAGPVPWGTFVTDDLAFRYRDPSYLRRGRLGSGGPPFTLTLDAATHFDESFRAGQALMLACPGGAMNFLARLDADVAATANTATLTAAIAGQTPPACLGSSGGEAPFVMLVHERRLRILPFGGRPYLVVQHGWQADADSDPLAVDVESFQVSYVMNRPPSDSTCCAAQPAPDATGNWVFGDATGADALPRPTDSAPTYDTPYDSATRFNGNPANIRAIRVGLTVRSSRLMPTRTLSAARLLGNSPAAGVPDSYFRTTLESSVRVPNMTSRAFFIPALRNSENPQDRKNLWGG, encoded by the coding sequence GTGAGCCGGACCTCTCGTCGCGCGGGCTTCACGCTCGTCGAAATCCTCGTGGGCATCACGGTCAGCTCGGTGGTGCTGCTCGCGGTGGCCGCCACCGTCATCGCGGTCAACAACGTCTTCAATGGCCACAGCGTCTCCAAGCAAGCGGTGGAGAACGGGCGCGTGGCCATGGACTACGTCGAGCGCACGGTGCGACTCGCGGGCTACGGGTTGGATCCGTCGCTCGCGTTCGACTTCAGCACCGCGACCATTCCCGGCGCGACCAAGGACAACTACACCGAGGCGCCGGCGGGGCCAGTCCCCTGGGGTACCTTCGTCACGGACGACCTGGCCTTCCGCTACCGGGATCCGTCGTACCTGCGCCGCGGACGCCTGGGCAGCGGTGGCCCGCCCTTCACCCTCACGCTGGACGCGGCCACGCACTTCGATGAGTCGTTCCGCGCGGGTCAGGCGTTGATGCTGGCCTGCCCGGGCGGCGCGATGAACTTCCTGGCCCGCCTGGACGCGGACGTGGCCGCGACCGCCAACACCGCCACGTTGACCGCGGCCATCGCGGGGCAGACGCCGCCCGCGTGCCTTGGGTCATCGGGCGGTGAGGCCCCCTTCGTCATGCTCGTGCACGAGCGGCGCCTGCGCATCCTCCCCTTCGGCGGCAGGCCCTACCTCGTCGTGCAGCACGGCTGGCAGGCGGATGCGGACTCGGATCCGCTCGCCGTGGACGTGGAGTCCTTCCAGGTCAGCTACGTCATGAACCGTCCGCCTTCGGACTCGACGTGCTGCGCCGCGCAGCCGGCACCGGATGCCACCGGCAACTGGGTGTTCGGCGATGCAACGGGCGCCGATGCGCTGCCTCGTCCCACCGACTCGGCGCCCACGTACGACACGCCCTACGACAGCGCGACGCGCTTCAACGGCAACCCCGCCAACATCCGCGCCATTCGCGTGGGCCTGACCGTGCGCTCGTCGCGACTGATGCCCACGCGAACGCTGAGCGCGGCACGCCTGCTGGGCAATTCGCCCGCGGCGGGCGTGCCGGATTCGTACTTCCGCACCACGCTCGAGTCTTCCGTACGAGTGCCCAACATGACCTCGCGCGCCTTCTTCATCCCCGCGCTCCGCAACTCCGAAAACCCCCAGGACCGCAAAAACCTCTGGGGAGGATGA
- a CDS encoding prepilin-type N-terminal cleavage/methylation domain-containing protein: MRAADTRGMTLLEMVIVVAIIAVLAAGSYATVEGMGARSGPTRASNDLTSALSDARARAVARTEDVWVIIYPDIDPQGTSGAGSGAWFMVEDRQMTFGSATAAPGELRFSSFLPPNTIQPAVSQGRLVEANYLDKYTRRSARFGVAGGLAFDGIFASLPASPCSFCSGSPRRGAIVFRPDGSARFVDGAGAAVAPTGTGAAGRAASLGIVAADSSSEFLFAISGPVGFIETRYR; encoded by the coding sequence GTGAGGGCTGCGGACACTCGCGGCATGACGCTGCTGGAGATGGTCATCGTCGTCGCCATCATCGCGGTGCTGGCCGCGGGCTCCTACGCCACGGTCGAGGGGATGGGCGCGCGCAGCGGTCCCACGCGCGCCTCCAACGACCTGACCAGCGCGCTCTCCGACGCACGCGCCCGAGCCGTGGCGCGCACCGAGGATGTCTGGGTCATCATCTATCCGGACATTGATCCGCAGGGCACGAGCGGCGCGGGCTCCGGGGCCTGGTTCATGGTGGAGGACCGGCAGATGACCTTCGGCTCCGCCACCGCCGCGCCGGGCGAGCTGCGCTTCTCCAGCTTCCTTCCGCCCAACACCATCCAGCCCGCCGTGAGTCAGGGCCGGCTGGTGGAGGCCAACTATCTGGACAAGTACACGCGTCGCAGCGCGCGGTTCGGCGTCGCGGGCGGCCTCGCGTTCGACGGCATCTTCGCCTCGCTCCCCGCTTCGCCGTGCAGCTTCTGCAGCGGCTCGCCTCGTCGAGGCGCCATCGTCTTCCGGCCCGATGGCTCGGCGCGCTTCGTGGATGGAGCAGGCGCCGCCGTCGCGCCCACCGGCACGGGCGCCGCGGGCCGGGCGGCCTCGCTGGGCATCGTCGCCGCGGATAGCTCGAGCGAGTTCCTCTTCGCCATCTCCGGCCCGGTTGGATTCATCGAAACGAGGTACCGCTGA
- a CDS encoding pilus assembly protein N-terminal domain-containing protein, with amino-acid sequence MSPRAWRWAPLCLALLAPLAWAEPTEFTQAAATAEVASGTVRVQKDHDVALTVRGAERVQVSAPETAQAGITEPDQIGINGLSPGTTTVLVWRKGVRPLRMTVEVTR; translated from the coding sequence GTGTCGCCGCGAGCGTGGCGCTGGGCTCCGCTCTGCCTGGCCCTGCTGGCTCCTCTCGCGTGGGCAGAACCCACTGAGTTCACCCAGGCCGCCGCGACGGCAGAGGTCGCCTCCGGAACGGTCCGCGTGCAGAAGGACCACGACGTGGCCCTCACGGTGCGCGGCGCCGAGCGCGTGCAGGTCAGCGCGCCGGAGACCGCACAGGCCGGCATCACCGAGCCGGATCAAATCGGCATCAACGGCCTGAGCCCGGGCACGACGACGGTGCTCGTGTGGCGCAAGGGAGTGCGTCCGCTGCGGATGACCGTCGAGGTGACGCGGTGA